One Lentimicrobiaceae bacterium DNA window includes the following coding sequences:
- a CDS encoding hydrogenase iron-sulfur subunit — translation MSEIKEQLVSAEKPAITAPEGWEPVIIGILCNWCSYAGSDLTGTSRLQYPPNIRIIRVPCSSRVDPWFIIKSLQTVADGVLISGCHPGDCHYIAGNYYARRRFLVTKKLLNFVGYHENRIQFSWVSAAEGPKFAKVVEKVTADIKKLGPLHQYKKEDIR, via the coding sequence ATGAGCGAAATAAAAGAACAATTAGTAAGCGCTGAAAAACCCGCAATTACCGCTCCCGAAGGATGGGAACCAGTCATCATTGGCATTCTTTGCAACTGGTGCTCGTATGCAGGTAGCGACCTTACCGGAACATCACGACTTCAATATCCACCTAACATCAGGATCATTCGTGTACCATGTTCCTCAAGAGTTGACCCATGGTTTATCATCAAATCATTGCAAACTGTCGCCGACGGAGTGCTTATTTCTGGATGCCATCCAGGCGATTGCCATTACATCGCAGGTAACTATTATGCCCGCCGCCGTTTCCTCGTTACAAAAAAACTGCTCAATTTCGTAGGTTATCACGAAAACAGGATTCAGTTTTCATGGGTTTCGGCTGCCGAAGGTCCAAAATTTGCCAAAGTAGTGGAAAAAGTTACCGCTGACATTAAGAAACTCGGACCCCTTCACCAATATAAAAAGGAGGATATTCGCTGA
- a CDS encoding 4Fe-4S dicluster domain-containing protein: MNYTKQIQEIATRLFSENKIDVFVGYRKNTYGDNQVPVLINSAEEVSKLMMDEKSSFNLTNYLKYEHTRNKRVGLIVKGCDSRALNLLITENQVKRENLYIIGICCEGVVDEKGEIAGNCTECVMPNAVVYDELLGSPQPVREYKPNAEVIELAAKSLEERAATFEEIFSNCIRCNACRHSCPMCYCAKCCIDQETSALFNGANTLPNATHALLTWSLHLAGRCVDCRNCEKACPMHLPLHLLHKQNEMVIYENFQQHLSGIEEKDPGAFYKYSLNDPDDFIM, encoded by the coding sequence ATGAACTACACTAAACAAATACAAGAAATCGCCACAAGGCTTTTTTCTGAAAACAAAATTGACGTTTTCGTAGGCTATCGCAAAAATACCTACGGCGACAACCAGGTTCCTGTGCTAATCAACAGTGCAGAGGAGGTTTCTAAACTGATGATGGATGAAAAATCCTCTTTTAACCTTACCAATTATTTGAAATACGAACATACCCGCAACAAACGCGTGGGACTGATTGTGAAAGGTTGCGACAGCCGTGCACTTAACCTTCTCATCACCGAAAACCAGGTGAAGCGCGAAAACCTGTACATCATTGGAATCTGCTGCGAGGGCGTTGTTGACGAAAAAGGTGAAATTGCCGGTAATTGCACCGAATGCGTGATGCCAAATGCCGTTGTTTATGACGAATTGCTCGGCAGCCCACAACCCGTTCGCGAATACAAACCCAATGCCGAGGTAATAGAATTAGCCGCCAAAAGCCTTGAAGAACGTGCAGCTACCTTTGAAGAAATTTTCAGCAACTGCATACGCTGCAATGCCTGCCGCCATTCGTGCCCAATGTGTTACTGTGCCAAATGTTGCATTGATCAGGAAACTTCAGCTTTGTTCAACGGAGCCAATACCTTGCCCAATGCTACCCACGCATTGCTTACATGGAGCTTGCACCTCGCCGGACGCTGCGTTGATTGCCGCAACTGCGAAAAAGCCTGTCCCATGCATCTGCCCTTGCATCTGCTTCACAAACAAAACGAAATGGTTATCTACGAAAACTTTCAGCAACACCTTAGTGGGATAGAAGAAAAAGACCCCGGCGCATTTTATAAATACAGCCTGAACGACCCTGATGATTTTATAATGTAA
- a CDS encoding 4Fe-4S dicluster domain-containing protein yields the protein MSYQIYQTDKAGLAQFYENIIGKNETYAPVLNFEKYEYKKVSKLADCNPESPIVLTMSMKPLFFPKNSAILKYKESSEGTEIIPDAEDDLAKKRVVLGVKHCDARALQVLDKVYQWDYHDEDYRKRRENTLIISTRCEKAGAHCFCTSLDYDVENSDAYDVMVVKAADGNYYLQAHTDKGDAFLKENTGKLAANDGIEKIKEQYTAFAASFALKMNYEEVSKRLNEQFDSSEFENATSNCISCNTCSFICPTCHCFKISDEKIKDKGIRYKAYDSCNSPYFTLMAGGHNPRPVKYRRWRQRAMHKFVYYKERFDVNLCVGCGKCAISCPVNIHIFDVVNQVANKA from the coding sequence ATGAGCTATCAAATATATCAAACAGATAAAGCCGGACTGGCACAGTTCTACGAAAACATCATCGGTAAGAACGAAACCTATGCCCCGGTACTGAATTTTGAGAAATACGAATACAAAAAGGTTAGTAAACTTGCCGATTGCAATCCGGAATCGCCCATTGTGCTTACCATGAGCATGAAGCCTTTATTTTTTCCAAAAAACTCAGCTATCCTGAAATACAAGGAAAGTAGTGAAGGCACCGAAATAATTCCTGATGCTGAAGATGACCTGGCAAAAAAAAGAGTTGTTTTAGGTGTGAAACATTGCGATGCGCGGGCTTTGCAGGTACTCGACAAAGTATATCAATGGGACTACCACGACGAAGATTACCGCAAACGTCGCGAAAATACTCTCATCATTTCCACACGTTGCGAAAAAGCCGGTGCACATTGCTTCTGTACCTCGTTGGACTATGATGTGGAAAACTCGGATGCTTACGATGTGATGGTGGTGAAAGCTGCCGACGGCAATTATTACCTCCAGGCGCATACCGACAAAGGTGATGCCTTTTTGAAAGAAAACACCGGCAAACTCGCAGCCAACGATGGTATCGAAAAGATTAAAGAACAATATACTGCCTTTGCTGCTTCTTTTGCATTAAAAATGAACTACGAAGAGGTAAGCAAACGCTTAAACGAACAGTTTGATTCGTCGGAGTTTGAAAATGCCACCAGCAACTGCATCAGTTGCAACACCTGTAGCTTCATTTGCCCTACCTGCCATTGCTTCAAAATTTCTGATGAAAAAATCAAGGATAAAGGAATACGCTACAAGGCTTACGATTCGTGCAACTCGCCATACTTTACCCTGATGGCTGGCGGGCACAATCCACGCCCGGTAAAATATCGTCGCTGGCGCCAGCGTGCAATGCACAAGTTTGTGTATTACAAAGAACGTTTCGATGTAAACCTTTGCGTAGGTTGCGGCAAATGTGCCATCTCATGCCCCGTAAATATCCACATTTTTGATGTAGTGAACCAGGTAGCCAACAAAGCCTGA